DNA from Ptychodera flava strain L36383 chromosome 15, AS_Pfla_20210202, whole genome shotgun sequence:
CACAGTCCTCCACTTTTTCACAGGTGCAAACATAATTTGAGAACAattgaataaaatcattttgGTAGTCCAGGCAGCCCATGCAAATAGTATGTGACACTCACATGAAAGATAGCCTGTGGTCTAAGTGCAGGTATGCATCTACATTTATAAACCTTGTCAGAAGTAAATTAAACACAAATTTGAATTCTTGGCCATGTCTGGACCAACACCTGTTCTGAAGATATATTTTGGAATGTACATTCCACttgcaaataaaaacatcagCAACTCAGAAATTACTTTAAATTTGTGACACTGCAACTCAAGTTGTCCAATTTCACAAATGACTGTACTTTTAATAGCTTCTTGTGATATGTAAAATGGTATTCTAGTTTACATGAATAACAAGGGGGCAGTGTATAACCTTTTCTTGACTTGTAAGACATTCACAAGTATTTGAGAATGTAAGGTTGAGAAAAGAGCAAGTATAATACATTACTTTTGTTATTTCATTACAGTTCCCATACCAGCAAGAAGCTGTCAGACGGCCCAGCAGCTCTATGACACCACCACTCAGCTGCAAGCTGGCGCTGTTCGTCCATGGTGCGAACCGGACAGCTCCTACTCCAAGGTACAGTGCCATGTTGGACTCGGCTACTGCTTCTGTGTCGACCCAACCACTGGTGAAGAAATCCCAGGTAGTGAGACCAGGGGTAGACCAGACTGCTCAAAGTATGACCAGACCCCAGGTGAGTTTTTAACCTTTCACCTCTGACCTTTGCTTAATCTATGTCGACCCTTTTTTTGAACTTAAATAACCTTTTCCAGTCTTTGAAAGGGGAAATGGATgtttattaaaaatattttttacaacagCAGAATTTCCATGGACCTGTGTGCAAGTAAATGTTTTATGAAAAACTATCACTTTCTGACAGCTATTATTTTTCAAGTGACGTTTTCGATGTCCCTGTACTAGCTTGCGTCGTACCATATCAATCAGAGTacattcaaaattacaaatacaattttTCAAGTTCAAGTACTCGGTACTCCAAGAAGTCATATATTATGTCATAATAATTACATATTGTCTGTGCAGTTGAAGAAGTTGTGACAGAGCCACCCAGAAACTATGAATGCTATGATGGAGATGGCAAGGGATATGAATTGGCCCAAAGCAGCTACAGAGACTGTAACAAATGGTGAGTTTATCTCCTTCGGAAAATCAAATCAATGAAGTATACATCATTCAGAATTTCAAAATCTGTGATGCGTTTAGTGTAGAAGACGGAAGCAAAGAAACAATATCACTTGGCAAatcaaatcaatgaaaaaaaaatgaaattctcaGGTGGAAAACCcaataaatgaaaatgtcagatGGACAATGAAATCAATGATACTGGTAAGGGAAGATCAAATCATAGGAGCTGCcatatggaaaacaaaatcatgaaacTGCCATCATGAaacatttttaatgaaataatgCCATTTTAATCAAATTGGCATGTAATTCAAGTTGGAAATGGAGCATATGACAATCAAATCAGTGAGGAAtgtaataatttgaaaaatcaattcAGAAGTAAATGACAACCTCATTCTCTTCAATATCTGAAATTTGTGAGTGCACCATATGAATAATGGCattgatttacatatttttgggTTTGATTCTATGTTGCAATATGTGAAATATTGATAATTTCCacttcatttttagctccgctgtcagcgacgcggagcttatcaaataggttgattttccgtcgtcgtccgtcgtcgtccgtcgtcgtcgtcgtccgtcgtccgtcgtccgtcgtcgtccgtcaacaattgccttctcctctgaaaccgcaagtccaattgctgtgaaattttatatgcagttcacttgaggtgacctcacttcagtttgttcaaattgtggtgaatttgcatatttgtatttttggggcattttttggtgttttggttaaaaaaatcttcttctctgaaatcgcttgtccgattgctttgaaatttgatatgcagtttgcttagggtgacttcagtcagatttgttcaaattgtggtgaaatttgcatatttgtatttttaaggcaattttggtcatttttggtaaaaaaatctttaaaatcttctttttcaaaactactggtcagatagctttgatatttggtacataggtccctagggatgatctacttcagatttgttcaaattgtgcagaatatgcaaatttgcatttttaaggcaatttttgccatttttggtcaaaaaatgtatttctcaaaaagtactggtctgatagttttgaaatttggtatacaggtttctatcgatgaactaagtaatatgtattgaatttctgatgaaatctgtaattttgtatttttgtggcaatttttgccatttttggtccaaaatgtgtatttccaaaactactcatctgatagctttgaaatttggtatacaggtttctacagattaactaaatgatatttattgaaattgtgcagaaatatgcaaatttgcatttttaaggcaatttttgccaattttggtcaaaaatgtatttctcaaaaagtactggtctgatagttttaaaatttggtatacaggtttctatcaatgaactaagtaatatattgaatttctgatgaaatctgtaattttgtattttgggggcaatttttgccatttttggtcaaaaaagtgtatttccaaaactactcatctgatagctttgaaatttggtgtacaggtttctacagatgaactaaatgatagttattgaaattatgatgaaatctgcaattttgtaattttggggcaatttttgccatttttggtcaaaacatgtgtttcccaaaaagtactggtctgatagctttgaaatttggtatacaggtttctacagatgagctaagtaatatatattgaatttctgatgaactaaatgatatttattgaaataatgatgaaatctgcaattttgaattttggggcaatttttcccattttgggtcaaaaatgcgtttctcaaaagtacttgcctaacagctttgaaatttggtatacaggtgtctatagatgaactaaatttgatcttttgaaattatgatgaaatctgcaattttttatttttggggcaatggttgccatttttggtcaaaaatttattctcaaaaattactcatcagatagctttggttgacatgttcttagggatgatcctatgtgatacatttaaagtatgatgaaatcctcaattgtgtatttttgcagcttattttagccattttttttctggccacttcattgagctatcaaagatttccaccttcttcatcaacatgtgtcaaaaatagttattctctacataaacacagcggagctatatcggccgctaggtcgcttgtttggaTAAAGTGGTCATAAATACAATTCCGAAGTGCATAATGTCTCTTGTTCATTTTGGTTGGGATCCTTTACCCCTGCTATGTCACCATCACCACACCATGGTCCCCCCCATGGTTTTCACTCTATAGTGGTCTGATCCACACATTTAGAAATGGGGTTGCTGGGTGCATGTATTCATCTACAACAACCAAGTAAAATCTCTTTTTCCCTTCTTCAGTTGGTGCATAGAAGGTGGTAGTTGGAGGTGTACCAAGAAGCGATGCCAGAGAGGTAGGAATGGAATTATTTTGCAACTTCAAATTGTTCCCCTTTTTCTCTAATTCTAACATGGCAAGTCATGCTGTCACCTGGCGATTCACAAGTTTGCTTCACAAGTTGGTTGGTTGAGAATTATGGTGGTGGACAAGCAGTGAGTTGTGACATATATATAATCTCATCCATGTTATTTTCACACTGGAAGACTGTACAGAATGTTGATAACACACCATGACTACTTATAAATCCATCGTTCAGTTCAGAGATTCTATAAACCGGTCACTGAACATCAAGCTCGATCTCACTCTGTCTTCAGGTGTTTGCTACCACAATGGAAGAAAAGCGAAAGCAGGCAGCACAATCAAGAAGGATTGCAATACATGGTAAGTGTAAATGTACTTTTCTGCTCTGCCAATAAAGCAGACTGCAATTTACCAATTTCTACATGATCCTTCAGTGTTAACATATACCTCCTTACATCACAGCCATATGAGATCTCGTGTATGTttgaaaatttgtcaatttgGCTGGCACAGGTTGTCATGGCAATATTATCACTGCAGCTTTTACTCATCGGTTCTCTACATCATGCAAGATTTTGGGCAGCTGAGACAGTTACatctgattggtagattgttgttatttacagcaacttaaggagtctgaaaGACGGGCTATCCTCTgcctgattggctgtttggaaataATCCTACCAGAACAATAGTTTCAGCCGACAAAGCGGCTAAAAGCTTGCAATACGCTGCACATTAGCCTAATACTCACCCCTGACAAAGACTCATGGTTgggttgatttgcatactcagACAATGCTCATGAACaaactttgcataaatgaattgTCAATTTCTTCAGGAAACTAAGCATATTGCATTACATTCTTGACTAATCTTGCACTCTGCTGTTGCTGATTCAAAGCCTGGGGGTGGTACCTGCCGGGAGAAATGCTAGCGGTGTGCCACACATAAAAAAAATCCATACCCCATTTAAGACCAGAAATCTCATcattttaggaccccattttagacctctATAACCTTTGACCCCGGTAAATAACCATAAAATGGAAATTTACAAAGCATTATGGGGCAAAACTAAACTAAGCTATGGTAGTATGGCTGGGGCACAAGCAAAGCCTTTCTGAAAATGTGTTGCCCCTGGCTAAGTTATGATTTGctgcaacagaaaaaaataaaaattttgcgTAAAACATTTACAGGGAAAGTCTAAAAATTTTGGCGAAGAAACGTATGtttaactttaaattttgcTGGATGAAATCATGTCCCATTGTAGACCCTGGACGCACCAAAATTTatacccccattttagaccacATCGGTAAAAATGCCCTCCTAAAGGGCGGCATGTATATGCATTGGCAGGTAATAGAAGTAACATCCCCCCCCCACCCTACCCACCTCCTGGATTCAAAGTTGTACACTTCTGTCGTGGATGATGTGCCTCCTGTAAAACAATAATGGCATACATCAAGTTCAGAACACAATTTTCTGAGATACTTAATGCTTTCATACCATCttgttatcacatgcacaattTACGGTTGTTCAATGAAATTCCAACAAATTTCATCTTTCCATCTGTAGAATGAAGTATTGCCACTCCCATCTTTGATGGGTCCTCCTTCGATCAAGATCTTTGTTTTCTCAGAGGTTGCCATTAAGAATTGCCAGAAACTGTTTCGCTGATTGGAATTTTTGTACAGTTTGCACAAAACACAAGCCAATGAAACCAAAGTTAATCATGCTAGGGTGAGAAATATGTTGTAACATTTCCTGATTTTAGATCACTGATGAAAAACCCCTCATGGTATCTTTGCAAATTTTACAGCATAATCATTCACctataaatgacaaaatttctaACCATGTGTTTGCATTACAGCACATGTGTGGACGGTGATTGGGACTGTACCTCAAGGACCTGTGTTTCAGGTAGTGACAGATCATCAAGCAATACTCAGacagtgagcagtgacagagaagTGACAGGTGAGAGGGTATTGATCACTTGATAGCATCCTGTGTTTTGATTAGCTACTATTTATTGAATAGTATACTTAACGTATCTGCTCACAGTTACTGTTATGTTTACACGCTTTTGCTGATAGATGCTTTACCCAACACAGGCTTTACCCAACTGTCACGGGTACAAGTACATGtagaaaattcaaaagtagtGTATCAGGATTATACAGGATTTCAgtgtaaaaattgatatgtgGTTTACGATTATATTCAACCCAAGTTCATTTTCACCAATCAGGTCAAATTTGTTAAAGCAGTGAGACATAACATGTCCCATTTGTTGCaatttaacaaagacttgaacatttgacAGCCCGgaaaacagagatactgtaaaatGGTATTTACTAAACCTGCTATAGCATACCAtgccaagtaggtgaaaatacatgtagattTTTGCTAAATACAACTTTATACTGATTTGGAAGATTGGGAAGTGATAGGCTTGGCAGGAGAAGAGGTAAAGCAGACTTTTTATTATCTTGTCCCTTTGTTCTATACCTTCTTACAGCAATGTGTCAAAATGGTGAACCACTGGTGTCATGTGCAGTTGATCCATGTCAAGAGAAACCACGATGTGCTACCAACCCGTTCGCTGTCTGTATTCCAAGCCACTGCGGAAGCTGCACCAGAGTGTTCTATGCGTTCGGTGAAAAAGTTACGTGCGAGGTAAGTGGTGTAATGACATCTAGACATTTTTGAACCTGTCCACCCctaatttcctgtagacaggtccacactcaccattgataacaatgggtttgggtgaaaccatggtggtgaaagggttaatcagcTCATGGAAAAGGAATATCTTTTATTAGAATGGCATGGTTGTAAACCATTAATCCCCAGATTTTGGTACATTCCTATTGTTTTCAAAAGGATGGATGGAACCTACATGGGGATGGAAGGGTTTCATCTATCtggaatatcaatatttagtttTTGTTAGCAGTCACAAACCTTGAGTCTGCCATTTGTcagttttcttgttttctttttaaatctGAGATATTGGGAGGAGGGGGgatcgaaaatgaaaaaaatctgtatagcagaaatttaaaaaaaattgatttgtagcgatgcttttttaaaaacatattcaaCTTCTGGTTGGATAAGGGACTAACAAAGGGAAATCTATATACcatgcaaacaaaaaattgatgttttgaaacacctacagtatttgcatattggcTTTCTGATCACATACCCCACCACAGATCTATTGGTCCTCATTTTAATCAATGCTTCAACTCAAAGGCACGTGACCTGGGAATAATCTTCTCATTTGCTTCAAATGCACTGCTGGAACTTTGCAATATGTTCAGGGAATGGCTTTATGTTGGGGTTTGGTGTTCAGAACAGTTAATTTACAGGGAAAGCAATTCTGTCAGTATAACAAGTACTTTAACTTGTACCAAAGTGGCATGTGTGTCAACTACTATACCACATAACtataaatgatgaaataaggAAGATACAATTTTACCATTTAACGTTATGTAATTTCCTCTTTTTTTGTATTCCAggatttctaaaattcttgaagatttcatcaaccCAAGTCTAACCTAGACCCAAGAGATATTCAGCACCCTTTTGTCCAACCTGACTTATATATTTTAGGAAATGTGATTTAAGATTTTCATGTTAAAGTTTTTACTGTTTTGTATATgatacaaaaaattgaaataaagtagtgttttatttttgtcattgaaaaATTGAGATGTTTGTACTTACTGTGGTGTTAGAAATGTGCCGTGTTTGGACACCGGAATGGAATGTTAGATCTGCAGATAGGCTGTATTGGAAATATTCTTACTTCTGAAAAAGCTGGTAAATTTCAAACTATGAATCTTcttaatttaataaatttcttttaTACTTTTCTATTACAAATTTTTACCTTCATGTCCTCATTCTGACCACCCCTCTCacggatgtagaaaattttggttacaggtggcaaaaataaaagtatggGCGGTTACAAGTAGTGTATGTGCACattaagtttgtgcaaaatgtcctgatttttcgctaaaacttaattttcacGACGGCAAATTTTTTGCTAACAGCAGGTTGTTTTTGCCAGCTGCCAGCTATTTTCTACAAACCTGCCTCTACCAAATGGTTGATTTCCGTAGTCAAGTAATCTTTCTCTTGAAAATTAGCCTACACAGTGGCTCTGTCTGGTTCTTTCTCATAAAGATTTTCAACTACATTGTACAGGCCCATGTTTTATCTTTTGTAGACAGCAGTATTCTATTGACTACTGTGATGTCAGCAGGTTAGCTCTATTTGAACCCTGTAAtaacatggaatattttaaatatccCAACTAAATAATCTTTCTGTATAGATGCAAACACTGCACTGAGAGATGTGTATCATAAGATTTGAGTACACATCTGTAATTTTTCGCCCCACATACCACAGAGAAATTGCCAAGATTCATTAGGGaacaaatgcaattttcatttaccCTATCCCTGACACagataaatttgatgaaaaaggtCATCATGGTTcattaaaattataaaaatacaaaaagggGTTTCCAAGGAAAGAATGGCAGAGATGGAATGATTGTTATTTAAAGCTGAAATCCTGCTGATATCTGCTTGTGATGTGATTAGtgcaaatgaaaatgaattgtATCATCAAAAACAGAAATGGACCATAGCCACATATAAGTGTGGTATGTAAATTAACAGAATGGTTGAGAACGAATTTTTCTTCATATTAATTAAAGGGGGTGGTCGTCAGAACTGCACGTGTGCGACctcttgtttgtaaacaatgtatttcatgcatgatatctatatgcatcacttcaacatagctacaacatataaattttacgatattcattgttaacaaacatgtttcaactttcaacaaTTGCCAACATACATAGGGGTCCCTGGCATCCTTTAAGCAGAGTTCTGACAACCACCTCCCTTTACTGTAAAGATAAAATTAAGTAAAGATGAGTCTGGACACAAAATGCAGActtgaaatttgcaaatgatcAGTAGATTCCATTTTTGCAGATTACATCGCTAGAGTCTGAAAAGACAGTTTTTCCTGGAGAAgtcaaatatttgtattaaaacaCTGAGTTCTGATGATCACATAAGAACAGACAGTGCAGTTCTTTAATGATTAATTGGCACTGTACGAACAAAGTTAATTGCATCAATTTCTTAAACAGTTTGCTACGATTTACCTTGGAATAGGAATATGGTAAGCCCTCTATAACCCTTCCTGCCTGGAAATCAAcgactttgattttttttttatgtacagaggcTGGCAGTCGTGGGTCATTATCCTGCAAAATCAGTAAAAATTAGTCTCTGTGTAATAGCCAGCCAAGTCAAATGATACATCAGGTTTGCAGAATCCGTTTAGGGGTCTCCAAGTACCAAGCTGAGCACAAGTACATTACATCTTTGTATAGCAGACATCTCAAGTAGGAGAAAATAGGTTTTTTGACTCAGTTCACTGCTACTGATTCAGCTGAATGATTGGATTCTTTGACAGAATGTACATTTGCTCATGGCGAAAGACCAGAATCTGAAAGACATGCATAAAAACCAACCAAGGGAAGCTTCTGTATATTAGGGTCTGTGGAATTTAACATAGTGAACTTTAAGGGTGTTCTGACAGAGTGGATTGTCATTTTCATATCTAGCTGTTGCAGTGCAAAATCAGAAGTGTTTTTGCCAAGGTTGGGGAACAGTGTTagatgatttgggaaccccggtaacatttctaTTATCCCTAAATCTGATTTCATtaatataccaaggggaacccggGTAACATTTACCAGGGTAGTGCAGAAGTTTGAATTTAGGAATGGTTTATGTAAACTTTCAAAGTGTCATGTCAAAGATCCAAACTTGACACCCTTTTCTTTTCACTTAATCCAGCAGATGTACAAAATATACTTGTTCAGGTTTATAGTGACCATTCACTCGACTTTCTTACAGGAATTTTCATCAAGATGACTTCATAGAagaaatgataatttttcaaatacatTCCTAGCTTATTTGAATTGGGGTTTTACAAAGCTGTTGAACTACGTACAATTTTCACTTATGAATAACTCGCAGCTCTATGGGGCAAATTCTAAAATTGAATACAACTCCACCTtagttgaaagaaatttttttaatattattgaagaaatttacacatgatcatgaaaatatttccaaaataaacatttctaACCATGGACTGCAAAACCAGAGCCTACTCTGAGTTTATACACACCCTGATATTTCTATTGATAAAGTTGCAGTTTttaaacctgttcacccctgtaAACAGGCCTGAGCACCATTGGTAATAATGGAGATGGGTCAAACCATAGCAGTTACAggggttaaccctttcacaaccaCACCTTGGTATATTCCTTGTTTTCAATGGGCCAATCCTATCTATATATGGGCAAATGGAGGTAAGACAGTTTATTATTAACATGCTGTCAACTTTATTCACCTTTTCACGTCATCCGCTGTGATAGAGAGGAAACGGGTCTGACATTACAATAGTAAAACAATAGGGTTGTATCAAACTTTGGTTTGTCGCGGGTTAGCGATGACATTTACAAAAAGCTTTTGAGATAATTACTACTAATTATTTTCCTTTCTCATTTGAATAATTAAAGCTTTTTCAAAGATCTGGCAATTTACATGATTTATTTATCCAGTACACCTGTAAAATCAACTCCGAATGACTGGTGCACTGCaatcaacaaaacaaatcacTGATTATCCGCTGATGTGTAATACAATGTTCATCAAGAATAGTAGGCCTGGTGAACTAGTAATACAAATCATTGGGCTGTAGGTGGACCCTGTAGGCTTGATTGTTCCAGGTTCTATGTTATTGGCTGTCATGAGTTGATTTCATATGCAATGCCACATGCATCTAATGCTTTGCTATGTTAAATACCTGTGAAATGAAACAACCTGAATGTTCTTAAGTGATACCTCCATGAACTCTACATATCATATGGAGAGTAACGAAGTTGAAAACGCCATGGCATTTACTTCTACACATTTGGATGCAATTGGACACATCATTGGTTATAACTTAAAACCGGCAAAAATGCATGGGTTTCCTTCCTGTTTTACAGATAACTTTCCGTCCCTTCATATACGCCTGTAATGCATCCGGAATTGCAACACTGCCGTCTTCTTGTTGATATGTCTCTAGGATAGCAATTATCATTCTCGGAACAGCACAGGCTGTTCCATTAACCGTATGAATAAAGTGCGTCCTACTGGAGTCATcaagatatttgatattcaaccTCCTGCTCTGGTAGTCCGTACAATTGGAAGTACTGGAAATTTCCCCATAGGTGCTTCTTCCCGGCATCCATGCTTCGATGTCGTACTTGCGGTAAGCTGGTGCACCGAGTTCCTCTGAAGGCATGTCTAAGATTCTGAAGTGCAAGCCAAGCTCTGAAAATAGCTCTTTCTCTATCGCCAGAAAGTCGTGATGTAGCTGATCACTCTGTTCCTCATCTGATGCGACAGCGAACATTTCAACTTTCGTAAACTGATGCACGCGGTATATCCCCTTGGCCTCCGCTGTATGTGCTGTCTCCGCCCTGTAGCACCGACTGATGGCTGTCAACCTCTGGGGCAAGTCTTTTGCCTGAAGGGTTTGGTTCATGTAGTAGCCGGCGACAGACACCTCTGACGTTCCAGCCAAACACAGGTCAACGTGTCGTCTAGGGTCTAAGTGGTAGACCTGAGTCCGAACTCCGGAAGTTTGCATTCCGCAACCTTCAAAGACAAACGAGTTGACAATGTCTGGGACAGAAATGCACCGAAATCCTTTTTTCAGAAGTCTATCCAATGTATACCTGATTAAAGCTTGTTCAAGTTCAGCCCCTTCACCGATCAAATAGTATGACCTATGACCTGTGAAGTGACCCAGATTTCTCACACGCATAATACCGACATCTTCTCCGATTGCTACATGATCTTTGGGCTCAAAATCAAAGTCTCTCTTTTCCCCGATGTAACCAACAACATTAGCTTGACTTTCATCTCCGATTGGTACAGCTGGATTCATTTTATTCGGCAGTAACAACGCCGCGTTTGACAACTCAAGGGCAAGGCGCTCCTTCTCCGAGTTGGAAGCGGAGTTGAACCTCCTCAGCAGAGTTTCAACTTCTTGCAAATTTCCATCCCCCTTCCGGTTGTACTTCCTGAGTTCTAGTACGTGCTGCTGGATGTAATCGACATCAAGGCTCATGCGGAATCCTCCACTCCTCTCATTTTTTGCCGGTTCATTACCAGACAGATGCCTTGAACTTAGCATCCATGGTCCAATCGCTGATCTGCTAGGGAATTGTCTGGGTTTGAGTTTACAAGGCAGTGACCCGAAATGCTTCAGCAGACACCTTGATGAACAGGTTTTCATCATTGTCAGAGACTTAGCCATTCTCAATATCATctgtattttcacaatttctgaTCCACATCAATCCAAAGAATCTGTCTGAGAATAACATGAATCAAGTATTAGACATATATCTGTTATGACAGGATCCATATTTCTATCTAGTGATGCAATAATTTTTTAAGTGaattattgtattgttttccttttctacGGAAAAAGCAATATTTAGATTCAACACACATTATGGCTGTATGTATTG
Protein-coding regions in this window:
- the LOC139151622 gene encoding serine--tRNA ligase, mitochondrial-like; amino-acid sequence: MILRMAKSLTMMKTCSSRCLLKHFGSLPCKLKPRQFPSRSAIGPWMLSSRHLSGNEPAKNERSGGFRMSLDVDYIQQHVLELRKYNRKGDGNLQEVETLLRRFNSASNSEKERLALELSNAALLLPNKMNPAVPIGDESQANVVGYIGEKRDFDFEPKDHVAIGEDVGIMRVRNLGHFTGHRSYYLIGEGAELEQALIRYTLDRLLKKGFRCISVPDIVNSFVFEGCGMQTSGVRTQVYHLDPRRHVDLCLAGTSEVSVAGYYMNQTLQAKDLPQRLTAISRCYRAETAHTAEAKGIYRVHQFTKVEMFAVASDEEQSDQLHHDFLAIEKELFSELGLHFRILDMPSEELGAPAYRKYDIEAWMPGRSTYGEISSTSNCTDYQSRRLNIKYLDDSSRTHFIHTVNGTACAVPRMIIAILETYQQEDGSVAIPDALQAYMKGRKVICKTGRKPMHFCRF
- the LOC139151620 gene encoding uncharacterized protein — its product is MVNNTAIYVNTVNVLNTTVSQTCLQQRETAMKTPGAYVPFCEPNGTFTPLQCNPNTGYCFCVDPTGHVVPQTLAHVTQGTPACWTFNRNVTKKTTATTNESTTQPLCLTQQQLYTPVPGAFYPRCMPDGSFSPVQCQDSIGYCYCVTPDGTPIPGTTSLTGTPDCSQYMTTPIREDRPVPIPARSCQTAQQLYDTTTQLQAGAVRPWCEPDSSYSKVQCHVGLGYCFCVDPTTGEEIPGSETRGRPDCSKYDQTPVEEVVTEPPRNYECYDGDGKGYELAQSSYRDCNKCWCIEGGSWRCTKKRCQRGVCYHNGRKAKAGSTIKKDCNTCTCVDGDWDCTSRTCVSGSDRSSSNTQTVSSDREVTAMCQNGEPLVSCAVDPCQEKPRCATNPFAVCIPSHCGSCTRVFYAFGEKVTCEDF